Within Sorghum bicolor cultivar BTx623 chromosome 2, Sorghum_bicolor_NCBIv3, whole genome shotgun sequence, the genomic segment tattagtgatgtgaatgatgactcaaaattccatattcaattcctgattagtaatcaaccttctccggtaacggcgccaaaaatgcttgttgggcattcttaacgtcattaccaaaagtagacttagttttctaattctgataacggcgccaaaaatgccaaactttCAATGTTGATTaataatatgcaattgctcttctaaataaataataaatgagagacgcggtattgaaatatgcaattgctcttctaaataaataataaataagatctgcaagcgcacagattaataccgatgtagtattttaatcgggaagtattccaggtattgttatttatatttttaccactgggaaggaattgctaaacatcaatgttgattacggAATAAAATATAGGATTGAGTatttatcattgcatgtataattgagagcatttatctatctctttcatatagggataaatgtcacataaaatctcctacaactacaactaaaaagactaaagagGGGACATCGTTTTGGTGCGACATTTTCCCCTCCCGCTTTGGTCCTGCCTCCTGCGAATCGTCCCGCGCGGCTCTCCGCTCAATACCCGCGCCCCCCGCTCTCCTTCCATCCTCTCCCCGTCTCCTTCCATCCTCTCCCCGTGTTCGCACCCCGACCCAGGCCACCTTCCATCCTCGCGCCCCCtcgcccgcctcctcctccacgcaCATCGCCGGATCCGCGCGCGACGAATCCTCCACGCAGACCTCGCCCGCCTCCTCCTCGACGCCCCCTtgcccgcctcctcctccacggATCCGCGCCGGACGAATCCTCCACGCAGACCTCGCCCGCCTTCTCCTCGACGCCCCCTCGCCAGGCTCCTCCTCCACGCAGATCGCCGCGACCCAGGCCAGGACGCGCGGATCCACACCAGGTCGCGCGGATCCGGCGACCCGCCGCGCTCCACGTCCGGCTTCCTGGGCAGCGCCGGCTCCTCGGCGCAGAGGCCCACGGCGACGCCAGCGGCGGCACCGAAGCCAACTGCGACGCTAACGGTGAGCCGCTCGCCCCGGGCACGCTCCTCACGCGCTGATGTTGGTTTCGTTCGTTCGCATATACTTTAAAAGCACCGTCACTCTTCATTCCGTATTTACTTCATCTATTCTGAACATCATGAGTTCCCCGAATTCATTATGCACTGGGATTTATAGACAATACTGCCTCGAGCTGAAATGTGCCTCACTGAGTAATTGGGTTTTATACCAGTCACCATGAACTAGAGACCTTCTGAATTCAGACATTCAGTACATTTGTGCATATGAATTGTCATCAAAGCCTGGCATGCCTATGACCAGAAGTTCTGCACTAGATTGGCAATGCCTCACCTCAGATTCTGGAAGCCCAGCTGGCGCCATGGCTTCATCTTTACATTGAACTAAAACATTGTACTAATAAGGACATGTAATCAGTAATCAAATTGTTCACTGTTAGATTCTATATAGATACATATAAACTCTAATAAATCTCTGTTTTTTGGAAGGAAAACAATAGAATCAGTGGTGAATTTTACACTTTGTGGCCATGGCGTGGTTTTCAGTTTTGTATGTGCTCAGAAGGGATGCCGATTACGCACGAAAACAATAGAATCAGCGGTGAATTTTACACTTTGTGGCCATGGCGTGGTTTTCAGTTTTGTATGTGCTCAGAAGGAATGCCGATTACGCACGTATTCAACTGTTACCATCCCTGATTTCTGAGTATCTGTCAATAATTAGCTCAAACCATTATTGGGCTGATGGTGATAAATGGTGCGTGCAGGAGCCAAGGTGCTGATCAAGTCGCCGGCCCTGATGCTGGTTTCCCCTAAAGTCTGTCAACGAGTCGCTAAGCTGTTAGTTTGTGAAGCTGTTAGTTTGTGCTTGTCCCAGAGATGCCAACATTCATAACATTGATACGCGTGGCGCTGCATGTCAACACTTGAACAGGCACAGGTGGACGGGGAGGTTCGAGGCGCATCTCTGGGACAAGCACTGCCTCGCCGCGCTCCACAACAAGAAGAAAGGCAGGCAAGGTGTGTACTGTATTTCTTTGCAGAATTCATCGACCACAATTGTTCTATTATACTATTATATACTTGACTTGATTGAAGGAGAATGGAAATACTGTTTTCTTCCTGATGAAAAATGGCTCCCCCACTTTCTGGATTGTAATTCTTGGTGCAAAATTTTCATTCACCTGTTTTCTCCAGGAAAGCTTAGTTTTTGAGTTTCAACAATTCATAGTTATTGACCTTTGGAACCTAAAACATGGTCTTCGTTATGCAGATAAAACCTCTTGTAAGTCCAACAAGAACTATAATCAGTTTCAGAGGCCTGCAGTATACATCGCATGACTGTCTCATAGAGTATGGATACATTATCTGTTTGCGCCATGATATATATATTTCCTGTCCACACACTCTGATCCTAAAAAATTTAATTATTGTGtatttggaaattgttcctttcAGACAGTTGAGAAGTGTGTATCTGTTTCTAAATATTTATATGATTAAATGTGTGTAATGGAATTGTTCTTACAAAGCTGACAGGAGGGTCTGGACTGCATATTCCATTTACTTTCTTTTTTGACTGAATGGCCAGTTTGGCTTTTATGTGACATTCTCTCTTGTTTGCTTTAGAAACATTTTTTTGTAACAAACTATGATAGTTGAAATTCGTATCCCACTATCTCCAATTGCTGCTTTGTGTTACCAGTGGATAAATCTTGGATGTGTTGCTTTCTCATGCATGCATTGGTGAAATAATAGCAGTAATGTATATAcatttattttccttttactttcTTTTTTGACTGAATGGCTACTTGAAAAATGTTTATTTGAATCGTGAAAAGTGAAGTTTATTTGATAACAATACATATCCAATTTTGCTATATGATCTTCGGGGCAAGGCCAACATATTAATATATTTGACTGGCTGCTGGACTGTGCTCAACACTCATTAGAAAATTCTTTGAACTCACACAACTTATTAAACTGCAACTGTTGTTACGGTCtatgatcaatacaatgttgaCTACTATTTGTGGAGTTAGTAAATTTACTAATAtgtacatgctttatttatgcaCTGCAGATTATAAGAGCTAGATTACTAATATGTACATGGAGTCCGCGGTGCCGCCCCAGCCAGCAGCACCTTGTGTCCATGCCGCCCAACTCCTGTGTTCACCCCACCCTCCACTAACCATTCCAGTCATTCACTGCTGACCCAGGCCTCCCCTGCTCGCTGCTGACCCCATCCTCTTTACATCTTATAAATTGTCAATGCTCGGTGTTTTACTTTACACCATAGATGACCACTTAGGTTTgtactcttttaatttcagttttGAATAGTCATGGACCCAGTGTTATCTAAATAGCATTACTAACCATTTTTATTGATAAGCCATATATTCTCATTTTAGAAACATTGAACATTTGTAGACTTCTGCATAAGGGTCAATAGGAAATTTATTTACTCTCGCTAGGCCCTTTCAAAAACAGGTTGGTGCTAATAGTCCAACAAATACTAAACGAGTATGCTTTGACAGCTTCTGAAGTTTGCATTCATGCATCTATCGGTAACCTGTTTGCATAGCCCTGATAGTCATGCCTGGTACCTCTGTTTTTTCATTGCTGGCAAATTGGTTAaccactttttttttctcgaacacgcaggagagct encodes:
- the LOC110432635 gene encoding protein transport protein sec31-like; the protein is MIVADALTTGILAAATTATTEKGGTGVATAVTISEESDLVTTTTRLKRGHRFGATFSPPALVLPPANRPARLSAQYPRPPLSFHPLPVSFHPLPVFAPRPRPPSILAPPRPPPPPRTSPDPRATNPPRRPRPPPPRRPLARLLLHGSAPDESSTQTSPAFSSTPPRQAPPPRRSPRPRPGRADPHQVARIRRPAALHVRLPGQRRLLGAEAHGDASGGTEANCDANGAKVLIKSPALMLVSPKVCQRVAKLHRWTGRFEAHLWDKHCLAALHNKKKGRQDKTSCKSNKNYNQFQRPAVYIA